The Arachis ipaensis cultivar K30076 chromosome B07, Araip1.1, whole genome shotgun sequence genome includes a window with the following:
- the LOC107608567 gene encoding uncharacterized protein LOC107608567 — translation MDGFSAEDLSTIGGIATVSILHSFIPTHWLPFSIVGRVQKWNLSRTLLVTALGAILHVISTSLLGITAITMANTIAGEETVHKLASMLLVVLGGGYVILFLSGKGGHSHSHNQPMEKMAVAGLILVPALSPCATTLPVFLAVGNSSSMMILAIIVLLFSTISVMTSLVALSFYGASQLKFHWVERYDKLLVGSVLCLVGILTLFFHHHDHGEVGMAGEHTHIHRKMISL, via the exons ATGGATGGTTTCAGCGCCGAAGATCTATCCACGATTGGGGGAATAGCAACGGTTTCGATTCTGCATTCGTTCATTCCAACTCACTGGCTTCCATTCTCCATTGTTGGTCGTGTTCAGAAATGGAATCTCTCTCGAACTCTCCTAGTTA CTGCGCTTGGAGCAATTTTGCATGTAATATCCACTTCACTGCTTGGCATAACAGCAATCACGATGGCAAACACCATTGCTGGTGAAGAAACAGTGCATAAGCTTGCATCAATGCTACTTGTAGTTCTTGGTGGTGGTtatgttattttgtttttaagTGGAAAGGGTGGCCATAGTCATTCACACAACCAACCCATGGAGAAAATGGCCGTAGCAGgacttatccttgttcctgcatTGTCTCCTTGTGCTACTACGCTTCCGGTATTTCTTGCCGTTGGAAACTCGTCTTCCATGATGATACTTGCCATCATAGTGCTGCTATTCAG CACAATATCTGTGATGACATCGCTAGTAGCGTTGTCATTCTACGGGGCTAGTCAGCTGAAGTTTCACTGGGTCGAGCGCTATGACAAACTTCTCGTCGGTTCAGTGTTGTGCTTAGTTGGCATCTTGACgctcttttttcatcatcatgACCATGGAGAAGTAGGTATGGCTGGAGAACACACTCATATTCACAGGAAGATGATTTCATTGTga